From the genome of bacterium, one region includes:
- a CDS encoding NCS2 family permease: MKGFLEKIFNLRENNTTVRKEIIAGLTTFMTMSYIIFVNPIILSAGPLEGVGPGLAPTIAATCLAASILCITMGLYTNYPFALASGMGLNAIVAFQLILGMKLSWQAAMGVIFIEGVVITILVLTGLREAIMNAIPMSLKRAIGVGIGLFILFIGMYEAGLVKQGTGIPVTLGELNTPSVFVAIIGIFITAYLMANRVLGSLLLGIILTTILAIIVNYTSGLTVFKNAAVIPISLISLPDFSTFGAGINFEVFSKVGFLTAILTIFSIMMSDFFDTMGTVIGVGEGGGFLKDGKLPRLNRVLLVDSLGATFGGLASASSVTTYIESAAGVAEGGRTGLTSVIVGILFLLGLFLSPLISIIPVQATAPALILVGFYMCSIILQIPFADFEEGFPALMILVTMPFTYSITNGIGIGFIVYTFIKIVRGKFREVHWMMYLASIAFLIYFTTPLIMSLLR, encoded by the coding sequence ATGAAAGGGTTTTTAGAAAAGATATTCAATCTTCGGGAGAATAATACGACGGTGAGAAAGGAAATCATTGCGGGGTTAACCACATTTATGACAATGTCCTACATTATATTCGTTAACCCCATAATTTTGAGTGCAGGTCCTCTTGAAGGAGTAGGACCGGGTCTTGCACCTACCATTGCGGCAACATGCCTGGCGGCAAGTATTCTTTGCATTACAATGGGACTTTACACCAACTATCCCTTTGCCCTTGCCTCAGGAATGGGACTGAATGCGATTGTTGCCTTCCAACTTATATTGGGGATGAAACTTTCCTGGCAAGCCGCTATGGGTGTCATATTCATAGAAGGTGTGGTTATCACCATACTCGTGCTTACCGGATTAAGGGAGGCAATTATGAACGCCATACCAATGTCTTTGAAAAGAGCAATCGGTGTAGGTATTGGACTCTTTATTCTCTTTATTGGGATGTATGAAGCGGGACTGGTGAAACAAGGAACAGGCATACCAGTTACTTTAGGCGAATTAAACACCCCATCTGTCTTTGTTGCCATAATAGGCATTTTTATTACAGCCTACCTGATGGCAAACCGGGTTCTCGGTTCACTTCTCCTGGGTATCATCCTGACGACAATACTTGCTATCATCGTCAATTATACATCAGGACTGACTGTATTCAAGAACGCCGCTGTCATACCTATATCGCTCATAAGCCTACCGGACTTTTCTACTTTTGGAGCAGGCATAAACTTCGAGGTATTTTCAAAAGTAGGATTCCTTACAGCCATACTCACTATATTCTCAATTATGATGTCAGATTTCTTCGACACGATGGGGACAGTCATTGGTGTTGGGGAAGGAGGTGGCTTTCTTAAAGATGGCAAGCTTCCACGCCTCAATCGGGTATTACTTGTTGATTCTCTTGGTGCTACCTTCGGCGGATTAGCATCGGCAAGTTCTGTAACTACATACATAGAATCAGCCGCAGGTGTAGCCGAAGGTGGAAGAACAGGCTTGACATCCGTAATAGTTGGCATATTGTTTCTTCTTGGGCTCTTTTTATCACCACTAATCAGTATCATACCTGTTCAGGCAACCGCGCCTGCCTTGATACTTGTAGGATTCTATATGTGCAGTATTATCCTGCAAATTCCCTTTGCTGACTTTGAGGAAGGCTTTCCAGCGCTTATGATACTCGTGACAATGCCTTTCACCTACAGCATAACAAATGGTATTGGCATAGGCTTCATTGTCTATACCTTCATAAAGATTGTAAGAGGAAAATTCCGTGAAGTGCACTGGATGATGTATTTAGCATCCATAGCCTTCCTCATATACTTTACCACACCCCTTATTATGAGTCTTCTTCGTTAA